The following proteins are encoded in a genomic region of Odontesthes bonariensis isolate fOdoBon6 chromosome 19, fOdoBon6.hap1, whole genome shotgun sequence:
- the LOC142368620 gene encoding uncharacterized protein LOC142368620 isoform X2 has translation MRRLFTSVSSHREKMICRILLLIILTSCVCATFVVNVPQSSYQAEEKHSITLEWTFTTKPDSSWSSLYIFCDLITDDRVLLLYRVHEGAEVSESQDEEFAGRVQSDKDALREGRLRLNVSRLRTEDSGLYLCEVKNDFGSGYEICRLNVTAAADLSQPQRPTESPKPSSRGRIGLYAALGPIGVAAAAAAVVAVALLIELILRHCFPKST, from the exons atgaGGCGACTCTTCACCTCTGTCTCCTCTCACAGGGAGAAGATGATCTGCAGGATCCTGCTGCTCATCATCCTCACTTCATGTGTCTGTG CAACATTTGTAGTGAATGTGCCACAGAGCTCCTATCAGGCAGAGGAGAAGCACAGCATCACTCTGGAGTGGACGTTCACAACCAAACCTGACAGCTCCTGGAGCTCCCTGTATATCTTCTGTGACCTGATAACTGATGACAGAGTTTTACTCCTGTATCGTGTTCATGAAGGTGCTGAGGTGTCAGAGTCTCAGGATGAAGAGTTTGCAGGACGAGTCCAGAGTGACAAAGACGCCCTCAGAGAAGGACGACTCAGACTTAATGTGTCCAGACTCAGGACTGAGGACTCTGGTCTGTATCTGTGTGAAGTGAAGAATGATTTTGGCTCCGGCTATGAAATATGTCGACTAAACGTCACTG CAGCTGCTGATCTCTCCCAACCTCAGAGACCGACTGAGAGTCCAAAACCAAGTAGCAGAGGAAGGATCGGACTCTATGCTGCACTGGGACCAATAggagtagcagcagcagcagcagcagtagttGCAGTAGCTCTGCTTATCGAACTCATCTTGCGTCATTGTTTCCCTAAATCCACCTAA
- the LOC142368620 gene encoding uncharacterized protein LOC142368620 isoform X1 produces MRRLFTSVSSHREKMICRILLLIILTSCVCAATFVVNVPQSSYQAEEKHSITLEWTFTTKPDSSWSSLYIFCDLITDDRVLLLYRVHEGAEVSESQDEEFAGRVQSDKDALREGRLRLNVSRLRTEDSGLYLCEVKNDFGSGYEICRLNVTAAADLSQPQRPTESPKPSSRGRIGLYAALGPIGVAAAAAAVVAVALLIELILRHCFPKST; encoded by the exons atgaGGCGACTCTTCACCTCTGTCTCCTCTCACAGGGAGAAGATGATCTGCAGGATCCTGCTGCTCATCATCCTCACTTCATGTGTCTGTG CAGCAACATTTGTAGTGAATGTGCCACAGAGCTCCTATCAGGCAGAGGAGAAGCACAGCATCACTCTGGAGTGGACGTTCACAACCAAACCTGACAGCTCCTGGAGCTCCCTGTATATCTTCTGTGACCTGATAACTGATGACAGAGTTTTACTCCTGTATCGTGTTCATGAAGGTGCTGAGGTGTCAGAGTCTCAGGATGAAGAGTTTGCAGGACGAGTCCAGAGTGACAAAGACGCCCTCAGAGAAGGACGACTCAGACTTAATGTGTCCAGACTCAGGACTGAGGACTCTGGTCTGTATCTGTGTGAAGTGAAGAATGATTTTGGCTCCGGCTATGAAATATGTCGACTAAACGTCACTG CAGCTGCTGATCTCTCCCAACCTCAGAGACCGACTGAGAGTCCAAAACCAAGTAGCAGAGGAAGGATCGGACTCTATGCTGCACTGGGACCAATAggagtagcagcagcagcagcagcagtagttGCAGTAGCTCTGCTTATCGAACTCATCTTGCGTCATTGTTTCCCTAAATCCACCTAA